The Ictidomys tridecemlineatus isolate mIctTri1 chromosome 6, mIctTri1.hap1, whole genome shotgun sequence genome includes a region encoding these proteins:
- the Esyt1 gene encoding extended synaptotagmin-1 produces the protein MERSPGEGPSPSPNLVDQPAALSEPPDQPPAAHTKPDPGSGVPPAGPGAAGEVLAVLTSFGRRLLVLVPVYLAGAVGLSVGFVLFGLALYLGWRRVRDEKERSLRAARQLLDDEERLTAKTLYMSHRELPAWVSFPDVEKAEWLNKIIAQVWPFLGQYMEKLLAETVAPAVRGSNPHLQTFTFTRVELGEKPLRIIGVKVHPSQRKDQILLDLNISYVGDVQIDVEVKKYFCKAGVKGMQLHGILRVILEPLVGDLPIVGAVSMFFIRRPTLDINWTGMTNLLDIPGLSSLSDTMIMDSIAAFLVLPNRLLVPLVPDLQDVAQLRSPLPRGIIRIHLLAAQGLSSKDKYVKGLIEGKSDPYALVRVGTQTFCSRVIDEELNPKWGETYEVIVHEVPGQEIEVEVFDKDPDKDDFLGRMKLDVGKVLQAGVLDDWFPLQGGQGQVHLRLEWLSLLPDAEKLEQVLQWNRGVSSRPDPPSAAILVVYLDRAQDLPLKKMNKEPNPMVQLSIQDVTQESKTVYSTNSPVWEEAFRFFLQDPRSQELDVQVKDDSRALTLGSLTLPLARLLTAPELTLDQWFQLSSSGLNSRLYMKLVMRILYLNSSEICFPTGSGSWDLDNESPQTGSSVDTPPRPSHTTPDSHFGTENVLRLHVLEAQDLIAKDRFLGGLVKGKSDPYVKLKLAGRSFRSRVVREDLNPRWNEVFEVIITSIPGQELEVEVFDKDLDKDDFLGRCKVSLTAVLNSGFLDEWLTLEDVPSGRLHLRLERLTPRPTAAELEEVLQVNSLIQTQKSAELAAALLSVYVERAEDLPLRKGTKPPSTYAILTVGETAHKTKTVSQTSAPVWDENASFLIRKPHTESLELQIRGEGTGALGSLFLPLSDLLEADGLCLDRWFALTNGQGQVLLRAQLGILASQHSGVEAHSHSSSYSSSSLSEAAELGGGPPHITSSAPELRQRLTRGDSPLEAPAGPLGQVKLTVWYYSEERKLVSIIHSCRALRPNGRDSPDPYVSLLLLPDKNRGTKRKTSQKKKTLNPEFNERFEWELPLDEALRRKLDVSVKSNSSFMSRERELLGKVQLDLAEIDLSQGAAQWYDLMDDKDKGSS, from the exons ATGGAGCGGTCTCCTGGAGAGGGCCCTAGTCCCAGCCCCAACCTGGTGGACCAGCCCGCTGCTCTCTCTGAGCCCCCTGACCAGCCCCCTGCTGCGCACACTAAGCCGGACCCAGGTTCTGGGGTCCCACCTGCTGGCCCAGGCGCGGCGGGTGAGGTGCTGGCGGTGCTGACTTCCTTCGGGCGACGATTGTTGGTGCTGGTACCCGTGTACCTGGCTGGGGCAGTGGGGCTCAGCGTGGGTTTCGTACTCTTCGGCCTTGCCCTCTACCTGGGTTGGCGCAGGGTCCGCGACGAGAAAGAGAGGAGCCTTCGGGCAGCAAGGCAGCTACTGGACGACGAGGAGCGGCTCACAGCAAAAACCCTTTATATGAGTCATCGAGAGCTACCTGCTTGG GTCAGCTTTCCAGATGTGGAAAAGGCTGAATGGCTAAACAAG ATCATTGCACAGGTTTGGCCCTTCTTAGGCCAGTATATGGAAAAACTTCTGGCTGAAACTGTGGCCCCAGCTGTTCGGGGATCTAACCCTCATCTGCAAACGTTTACATTTACACGAGTGGAACTGGGTGAAAAG CCATTGCGCATTATAGGAGTCAAAGTTCACCCTAGTCAGAGAAAAGACCAGATCTTGCTGGACTTGAACATTAG CTATGTAGGTGATGTGCAGATTGATGtggaagtaaaaaaatatttctgcaaagCAGGAGTAAAAGGCATGCAG CTACATGGCATCTTGCGGGTGATTCTTGAGCCACTCGTGGGGGACCTTCCTATTGTGGGAGCTGTGTCAATGTTCTTTATTCGACGCCCG ACCCTGGACATCAACTGGACAGGGATGACTAACCTGCTGGATATCCCAGGACTTAG CTCACTCTCTGACACCATGATCATGGATTCCATTGCTGCCTTCCTTGTATTGCCCAACCGACTATTGGTGCCCCTTGTACCTGACCTTCAAGATGTGGCCCAGTTGCGTTCCCCTCTGCCCAGG GGCATTATTCGTATTCATCTGCTGGCTGCTCAAGGGCTGAGTTCCAAGGACAAATACGTGAAGGGCCTAATTGAAGGCAAGTCAGATCCCTATGCACTTGTGCGTGTGGGCACCCAGACATTCTGCAGTCGTGTCATCGATGAGGAACTCAACCCTAAGTGGGGAGAGACATATGAG GTGATAGTACATGAGGTCCCAGGGCAGGAAATTGAGGTAGAGGTGTTTGACAAGGATCCAGATAAAGATGACTTTCTGGGAAG AATGAAGCTGGATGTAGGGAAGGTATTACAGGCTGGAGTACTGGATGAT TGGTTCCCTCTACAAGGTGGGCAAGGCCAAGTTCACCTGAGGTTAGAATGGCTGTCACTTTTgccagatgcagaaaaactggaGCAG GTTCTACAGTGGAATCGAGGAGTCTCGTCTCGACCAGATCCCCCATCAGCTGCCATCCTAGTTGTCTACCTGGATCGGGCCCAAGATCTTCCT CTGAAGAAGATGAACAAAGAACCCAACCCCATGGTACAACTGTCAATTCAGGATGTGACTCAGGAGAGCAAG ACTGTCTATAGCACCAACAGCCCAGTATGGGAGGAAGCTTTCCGGTTCTTCCTGCAAGACCCTCGAAGCCAGGAGCTCGATGTTCAG GTGAAGGATGACTCCAGGGCCCTGACTTTAGGGTCACTAACTCTGCCTCTGGCTCGTCTGCTCACTGCCCCTGAACTTACCCTGGACCAGTGGTTCCAGCTCAGCAGCTCTGGCCTAAACTCCAGGCTCTACATGAAACTAGTCATGCGg ATCTTGTACTTGAATTCATCAGAAATCTGCTTTCCCACTGGGTCTGGTTCTTGGGACCTAGACAATGAGAGCCCCCAGACAGGCAGCAGTGTGGACACTCCGCCTCGGCCCAGTCACACAACTCCTGACAGCCACTTTGGGACTGAA AATGTGCTTCGGCTCCATGTATTAGAGGCCCAGGACCTGATTGCCAAAGACCGTTTCTTAGGGGGATTGGTGAAGGGCAAGTCAGACCCCTATGTCAAGCTAAAGCTGGCAGGAAGAAGTTTCCGGAGCCGTGTTGTTCGGGAAGATCTCAATCCTCGCTGGAATGAGGTTTTTGAG GTGATTATCACATCAATTCCAGGCCAAGAGTTAGAGGTTGAAGTCTTTGACAAGGACTTGGACAAGGATGACTTTCTGGGCAG GTGTAAAGTGAGTCTCACCGCAGTGCTAAATAGTGGCTTCCTTGACGAG TGGCTGACCCTGGAGGATGTCCCATCTGGCCGTCTGCACTTGCGCCTGGAGCGTCTGACTCCCCGGCCCACTGCAGCTGAGTTAGAGGAG GTGCTACAGGTGAACAGTCTGATCCAGACACAGAAGAGCGCAGAGCTGGCGGCAGCCTTGCTGTCTGTCTATGTGGAGCGGGCAGAGGACTTGCCG CTCCGAAAAGGCACCAAACCTCCTAGTACTTATGCTATTCTTACCGTGGGAGAGACTGCCCATAAAACCAAG ACTGTTTCCCAAACCTCAGCCCCTGTGTGGGACGAGAATGCCTCTTTTCTCATCAGGAAGCCACACACTGAGAGCCTGGAGTTGCAG ATTCGAGGCGAGGGGACTGGTGCCTTGGGCTCCTTATTCCTGCCCCTCTCTGACCTCCTCGAGGCAGATGGGCTCTGCTTGGACCGTTGGTTTGCACTTACCAATGGTCAGGGGCAGGTGCTACTGAGAGCACAGCTAGGG ATCCTGGCGTCCCAGCACTCAGGAGTGGAAGCTCATAGCCACAGCTCCAGCTATAGCTCCTCCTCACTGAGTGAAGCAGCAGAGCTTGGTGGGGGACCCCCTCACATCACCTCCTCAGCTCCAGAGCTCCGGCAGCGCCTAACACGTGGTGACAG TCCCCTCGAGGCTCCTGCTGGGCCTCTGGGCCAGGTGAAGTTGACAGTATGGTACTACAGTGAAGAACGGAAGCTGGTCAGCATTATTCACAGCTGCCG GGCCCTTCGACCAAATGGACGGGATTCCCCTGACCCCTATGTGTCACTGTTGCTACTGCCAGACAAGAATCGAGGTACCAAGAGGAAGACCTCACAGAAGAAGAAGACCCTCAATCCTGAATTCAACGAACG GTTTGAGTGGGAACTGCCCCTAGATGAGGCCCTCAGGCGAAAGCTGGATGTCTCGGTGAAGTCTAACTCCTCCTTCATGTCAAGAGAGCGTGAGCTTCTGGGGAAG GTGCAGCTGGACCTGGCTGAGATAGACCTTTCCCAGGGTGCAGCCCAGTG GTATGATCTGATGGATGACAAAGACAAGGGCAGCTCCTAG
- the Zc3h10 gene encoding zinc finger CCCH domain-containing protein 10, with protein sequence MPDRDSYANGTGSSGGGPGGGSSEEATGAAAGTGGASSDAICRDFLRNVCKRGKRCRYRHPDMSEVSNLGVSKNEFIFCHDFQNKECSRPNCRFIHGSKEDEDGYKKTGELPPRLRQKVAAGLGLSPADLPNGKEEVPICRDFLKGDCQRGAKCKFRHLQRDFEFDARGGGGTGGGGSTGSVPPGRRHDLYDIYDLPDRGFEDHEPGPKRRRGGCCPPDGPHFESYEYSLAPPRGVECRLLEEENAMLRKRVEELKKQVSNLLATNEVLLEQNAQFRNQAKVMTLSSTAPATEQTLAPTVGTVATFNHGIAQTHTTLSSQALQPRPVSQQELVAPTGAPAAPPTNAAPPAAPPPPPPHLNPEITPLSAALAQTIAQGMAPPPVSMAPVAVSVAPVAPVAVSMAQPLAGITMSHTTTPMVTYPIASQSMRITAMPH encoded by the coding sequence ATGCCTGACCGGGACAGCTATGCCAATGGTACCGGCAGCAGCGGTGGAGGCCCTGGAGGTGGTAGCAGTGAGGAGGCCACTGGAGCAGCAGCAGGCACTGGTGGGGCCAGCTCAGATGCCATCTGTAGAGACTTCCTGAGGAATGTGTGCAAGAGAGGAAAGCGTTGTCGATATCGCCACCCAGACATGAGTGAGGTATCCAACTTGGGGGTAAGCAAAAATGAATTCATCTTCTGCCATGACTTCCAGAACAAAGAGTGTAGCCGCCCAAACTGCCGTTTCATTCATGGTTCCAAGGAGGATGAGGATGGCTATAAGAAGACAGGAGAGCTTCCACCTCGGCTGAGGCAGAAAGTAGCTGCTGGCCTGGGGCTTTCACCGGCTGACCTACCAAATGGCAAGGAGGAGGTTCCTATCTGCCGTGACTTTCTCAAGGGTGACTGTCAGAGAGGAGCCAAGTGCAAGTTCCGTCACCTGCAAAGGGATTTTGAGTTTGATGCTCGGGGTGGGGGAGGTACCGGTGGTGGAGGCTCAACAGGCTCAGTGCCCCCAGGACGACGCCATGATCTCTATGATATCTATGACCTACCTGACAGGGGCTTTGAGGACCATGAGCCAGGGCCCAAGCGCCGGAGAGGTGGATGCTGCCCTCCTGATGGCCCCCATTTTGAATCATATGAATATAGTTTGGCTCCACCCCGAGGAGTAGAATGCAGACTGCTAGAGGAGGAGAATGCTATGCTCAGGAAGCGTGTAGAAGAGCTAAAGAAGCAGGTCAGCAACCTGTTGGCTACTAATGAGGTACttctggaacaaaatgcccagtTCCGCAATCAGGCCAAGGTCATGACCCTGAGTTCTACTGCACCAGCAACTGAGCAAACTCTGGCCCCCACTGTGGGCACTGTTGCCACTTTTAATCATGGCATTGCCCAGACTCACACTACTCTCAGCAGCCAGGCTCTACAGCCTCGACCTGTGTCCCAGCAAGAACTGGTGGCCCCCACTGGAGCTCCAGCTGCTCCCCCAACTAATGCTGCACCTCCTGCTgctccaccacccccacccccacatttgAACCCAGAGATCACACCACTGTCAGCTGCTCTGGCTCAAACAATCGCCCAGGGAATGGCACCACCACCTGTCTCCATGGCTCCTGTGGCTGTATCTGTGGCTCCTGTGGCTCCTGTGGCTGTATCGATGGCCCAACCCTTGGCAGGAATCACAATGAGCCACACTACCACTCCCATGGTGACTTACCCCATTGCTTCACAGAGCATGCGCATCACAGCCATGCCACATTGA
- the Pa2g4 gene encoding proliferation-associated protein 2G4, which translates to MSGEDEQQEQTIAEDLVVTKYKMGGDIANRVLRSLVEASSPGVSVLSLCEKGDNMIMEETGKIFKKEKEMKKGIAFPTSISVNNCVCHFSPLKSDQDYILKEGDLVKIDLGVHVDGFIANVAHTFVVGVAEGTQVTGRKADVIKAAHLCAEAALRLVKPGNQNTQVTEAWNKVAHSFNCTPIEGMLSHQLKQHVIDGEKTIIQNPTDQQKKDHEKAEFEVHEVYAVDVLVSSGEGKAKDAGQRTTIYKRDPSKQYGLKMKTSRAFFSEVERRFDAMPFTLRAFEDEKKARMGVVECAKHELLQPFNVLYEKEGEFVAQFKFTVLLMPNGPMRITSGPFEPDLYKSEMEVQDAELKALLQSSASRKTQKKKKKKASKTAENATSGETLEENEAGD; encoded by the exons ATGTCGGGCGAGGACGAGCAGCAGGAGCAAACTATCGCCGAGGACCTGGTCGTGACCAAGTATAAGATGGGGGGCGACATCGCCAACC GGGTACTTCGATCTTTGGTGGAAGCATCCAGTCCAGGTGTGTCGGTACTGAGCCTATGTGAGAAAGGCGATAACATGATTATGGAAGAAACAGGGAAaatctttaagaaagaaaaggaaatgaagaaag GTATTGCCTTTCCTACCAGCATTTCGGTAAATAACTGTGTATGTCACTTCTCCCCTTTGAAGAGTGACCAGGACTATATTCTCAAGGAAGGTGACTTGGTAAAAAT TGACCTTGGGGTCCATGTGGATGGCTTCATTGCTAATGTGGCTCATACTTTTGTGGTTGGTGTAGCTGAG GGGACCCAAGTAACAGGACGGAAAGCAGATGTCATTAAGGCAGCTCACCTTTGTGCTGAAGCTGCCCTGCGCCTGGTCAAACCTGGAAACCAG AACACCCAAGTGACAGAAGCCTGGAACAAAGTTGCCCATTCATTTAATTGCACGCCAATAGAAG GTATGCTGTCACACCAGTTGAAGCAGCATGTCATCGATGGAGAGAAAACCATCATTCAGAATCCCACAGACCAACAGAA GAAGGACCATGAAAAGGCCGAATTTGAGGTACATGAAGTATATGCTGTGGATGTTCTCGTCAGCTCAGGAGAGGGCAAG GCCAAGGATGCGGGACAGAGAACCACCATTTACAAACGAGACCCCTCTAAACAGTATggcctgaaaatgaaaacttcaCGTGCCTTTTTCAGTGAGGTGGAAAGGCGTTTTGATGCCATGCCATTTACTTTAAG AGCATTTGAAGATGAGAAGAAGGCTCGGATGGGTGTGGTAGAATGTGCCAAACATGAGCTGCTGCAACCATTTAATGTTCTCTATGAGAAGGAGG GTGAATTTGTTGCCCAGTTTAAATTTACAGTTCTGCTCATGCCCAATGGCCCCATGCGGATAACCAGTGGTCCCTTTGAGCCTGACCTCTATAAGTCTGAGATGGAGGTCCAGGATGCAGAGCTTAAG GCCCTCCTGCAGAGTTCTGCAAGTCggaaaacccagaaaaaaaagaaaaagaag GCCTCCAAGACTGCAGAAAATGCCACCAGTGGGGAAACATTAGAAGAGAATGAAGCTGGGGACTGA